One region of Alcanivorax sediminis genomic DNA includes:
- the brxL gene encoding BREX system Lon protease-like protein BrxL — MDELDKKVTGIFDGKVVRKDLLHRIKKGTNVPTFVLEFLLARYCASDDEAEIQGGLEAVLETLNDNYVRPNEANRAQSKVATKGKYKFIDKVHVNYVEKDRRHWAALENFDSRRVAISEKFYRDNDRLLQGGLWCEVTIAYNEIEDDDYAFYIEDLRPIQLSRFSFERYCEGRAQCSRDEWIDIVLRSVGLEPSKLAHRIKMHFVARLLPLVEPNFNFIELGPRGTGKSYFFSEFSPYSTLISGGQATKATLFYNNQRKKIGLVGFWDTVAFDEVGGIKVKDPDTIQIMKDFMANGRFSRGVEVIADASMAFVGNLDLSVSQIVNSEVYDLFQPLPKEFDLAVMDRFACYLPGWEMPKNSSDFLTSNYGFITDYLAEAFHYQLKQTNRFEEVSKRIRLGSSVEGRDEKGIKKTVAAFLKILHPDGAPSDEEFHEYVEYAVECRRRVKEQMNKRKSDDEFAKINLSYIGADGKEVIVYCPESKSATATQEPIRRDIHSDKAPDKPVKATLKSGPGVTHDPITTDIADTPESPSADEPVNEKLKEQHYTIHYGDTGFSYESIIGPYLYGAKSIEIEDPYIRVTHQIHNFVRFCEAVIKTPTVRKIRLVTSYDGDTDVTKMSENLSELKQSLLELDIELEIKVNEHMHDREIRIDNGWTIKIGRGLDFFQKPDSWFGIGANDLSARKCLETKVDIFKHGSF; from the coding sequence ATGGATGAATTGGATAAGAAGGTCACGGGTATATTTGATGGCAAGGTCGTAAGAAAGGACCTGCTCCATCGAATTAAAAAAGGCACCAACGTGCCCACCTTCGTGCTGGAGTTTTTGTTAGCACGGTACTGTGCCAGTGACGACGAAGCTGAGATCCAGGGTGGATTGGAGGCTGTGCTTGAAACCTTGAACGATAATTATGTGCGGCCCAACGAGGCAAACAGAGCACAATCAAAAGTCGCGACTAAGGGCAAGTACAAATTCATCGACAAAGTCCATGTCAACTACGTGGAGAAAGACCGACGCCATTGGGCCGCCCTGGAAAACTTCGATTCCAGGCGTGTCGCGATCTCCGAAAAGTTCTACCGAGACAACGATCGGCTGCTACAGGGTGGGTTGTGGTGTGAAGTTACCATCGCCTATAACGAGATCGAGGACGACGACTACGCGTTTTACATCGAGGACCTGCGCCCGATTCAGCTCAGCAGGTTTAGCTTTGAGCGCTACTGTGAAGGTAGGGCGCAATGCTCACGCGATGAATGGATCGACATCGTTCTGCGCTCAGTTGGCCTGGAGCCTAGTAAATTAGCCCACCGGATCAAGATGCACTTTGTGGCCCGGTTACTACCGCTAGTTGAGCCGAACTTTAACTTCATCGAGCTTGGTCCTCGAGGTACTGGGAAATCCTATTTCTTCAGCGAATTTTCACCGTACTCCACGCTGATTAGTGGTGGCCAGGCTACGAAAGCTACGCTGTTTTATAACAACCAGCGCAAGAAAATTGGTCTTGTGGGATTTTGGGACACCGTCGCATTTGATGAAGTTGGCGGCATTAAGGTCAAAGACCCCGACACCATTCAGATCATGAAGGACTTTATGGCCAATGGCCGGTTCTCGCGTGGGGTGGAGGTGATCGCTGACGCTTCCATGGCATTTGTCGGTAATCTCGACCTCTCCGTCTCCCAGATCGTGAATTCTGAAGTCTACGATCTTTTCCAGCCGCTACCCAAGGAATTTGATCTTGCAGTAATGGATCGTTTCGCCTGCTATCTTCCCGGCTGGGAGATGCCGAAAAACAGTAGTGATTTCTTGACCAGTAACTATGGTTTCATCACCGATTACCTGGCCGAAGCCTTCCATTACCAGCTCAAGCAGACCAACCGCTTTGAAGAGGTCAGCAAACGTATTCGTCTAGGTTCTTCAGTCGAAGGTCGGGACGAGAAGGGAATTAAAAAAACCGTTGCAGCGTTTTTGAAGATTCTCCACCCCGATGGCGCTCCTTCCGATGAGGAGTTTCACGAGTATGTGGAATACGCGGTCGAGTGTCGGCGCCGCGTGAAGGAGCAGATGAACAAGCGCAAGTCGGATGACGAGTTCGCCAAGATCAATCTGTCCTATATCGGTGCGGATGGCAAAGAGGTAATCGTTTACTGCCCCGAATCGAAGTCGGCAACAGCGACACAAGAACCTATTCGGCGTGATATTCATTCGGACAAGGCGCCGGATAAACCCGTTAAAGCAACGCTAAAATCAGGGCCAGGGGTAACCCACGACCCAATCACCACGGACATCGCTGACACCCCTGAATCGCCGTCGGCAGATGAACCTGTGAATGAAAAGTTGAAAGAGCAGCACTACACCATTCATTACGGTGACACGGGATTCAGCTACGAATCAATTATTGGTCCTTATCTGTACGGTGCAAAGTCAATTGAAATTGAAGATCCCTATATTCGGGTGACGCACCAGATCCACAATTTTGTCCGTTTCTGCGAAGCAGTCATCAAGACTCCAACGGTTCGTAAGATACGTCTAGTTACCAGTTATGACGGCGATACGGACGTTACAAAGATGTCAGAGAACCTGAGTGAGCTGAAACAAAGTCTGCTTGAGCTAGATATCGAATTAGAGATCAAGGTTAACGAGCACATGCACGACAGAGAAATCCGTATCGATAACGGGTGGACTATCAAGATTGGGCGTGGACTTGATTTTTTCCAAAAACCCGATAGTTGGTTTGGTATTGGGGCAAATGATTTGAGTGCGAGAAAGTGTTTAGAGACGAAGGTGGATATATTTAAACACGGATCATTTTAA
- a CDS encoding BREX-1 system adenine-specific DNA-methyltransferase PglX — protein sequence MTWFLRVLEDKDKENSIREIIQVYRTGVDSKKVFQVRPDLLAELPGAPFAYWIPPAIRSAFERFPLFEEARPTGLEKICKPVEEIWPEARIGLQTSDDFRFVRGWWEPLNGDKKWLPFAKGGPYSPFYGDIHLVLNWALGGAEIKNFIDISSGKLMSRPQNTNYFFRPGLTWSLRTKSRLSVRVLPSGCAFSNKGPSVFCENNDPEQLLALLGLCNTAQFYELVEVQLAAADAQLGGAAHSFEVGVIQRTPLPPVPQDDAKELAQLSHRAWSIARRTFSAVETSREFLLPTFLLAKLGLMNVKQDREEEASIRQQIECIGTRLYGFMSGESEYHSDRGASDGELSEGDEDDGDNHIESDVETDPCDGMQSWAVGVAFGRFDWRLATREREVPAQPNPFDPLPIKSPGMLPDSTEPFHAHAGILVDDEGHPHDLAYLLEEVLQRVDAPVHVDTRRWLQREFFPFHLQRYSKSRRKAPIYWPLSTLSGSYTLWLYYPDLTSQTLFTAVNDFIEPKLQQVRGDLDSLRGKGNARSKQEEKRLEVASDLSQELADLRDALLAIAPKYSPNHDDGVQITAAPLWQLFRHKPWQKVLNDTWEKLEQGDYDWAHLAMNYWPERVLRKCHQDRSLAIARDVEVHFWDEVEVPVKRGRKPTGETKFEWRPKDFSEAELIALVKQLAARAE from the coding sequence TTGTTGGCTGAACTACCGGGGGCACCGTTTGCCTACTGGATTCCCCCAGCAATCCGGAGTGCTTTTGAAAGATTCCCCTTGTTTGAGGAAGCGCGGCCTACCGGTTTAGAGAAGATATGCAAGCCTGTTGAAGAGATTTGGCCAGAGGCGCGTATTGGATTGCAGACCTCCGATGATTTTCGTTTCGTTAGAGGGTGGTGGGAACCACTCAATGGTGACAAAAAATGGCTGCCGTTTGCGAAAGGTGGGCCTTATTCGCCGTTTTATGGCGACATCCACTTAGTGCTCAACTGGGCACTTGGTGGTGCAGAAATCAAGAATTTTATAGACATATCCAGCGGTAAGCTCATGTCGCGTCCGCAGAATACAAACTATTTTTTCCGGCCGGGTCTTACCTGGAGCCTCCGGACGAAAAGTCGCCTTTCCGTGCGTGTTTTACCCTCAGGCTGCGCTTTTTCAAACAAGGGCCCCAGTGTGTTCTGTGAGAATAACGACCCTGAGCAACTTCTGGCGCTACTGGGTCTGTGTAATACAGCTCAGTTTTACGAGCTAGTTGAGGTCCAGCTTGCTGCCGCCGATGCACAGTTGGGCGGGGCGGCGCATTCATTTGAAGTGGGTGTAATTCAGCGCACACCCCTTCCACCAGTTCCCCAAGATGACGCGAAAGAGTTGGCGCAGTTGAGTCATAGAGCCTGGAGTATAGCCCGTCGTACTTTTAGCGCGGTCGAGACCTCTAGGGAGTTTTTGTTGCCGACATTTTTACTTGCCAAGCTGGGGCTTATGAATGTGAAGCAAGACCGGGAAGAAGAGGCCTCCATTCGTCAACAGATCGAATGCATAGGAACGAGGCTATACGGGTTTATGTCTGGTGAGAGCGAATATCATAGTGATCGAGGAGCATCAGATGGTGAACTTAGTGAAGGCGACGAGGATGATGGTGACAACCATATAGAGTCTGATGTAGAGACAGATCCATGTGATGGGATGCAGTCGTGGGCTGTCGGGGTAGCTTTTGGTCGCTTCGACTGGCGTTTGGCCACACGTGAGCGCGAAGTGCCAGCTCAACCCAACCCCTTTGACCCACTGCCTATTAAAAGCCCGGGAATGCTACCCGATAGTACAGAACCTTTCCATGCTCACGCCGGCATCCTGGTTGACGATGAGGGACACCCCCATGACCTGGCGTACCTTTTGGAAGAGGTTCTGCAACGAGTCGATGCGCCGGTGCATGTGGATACGCGCCGTTGGCTACAACGGGAATTTTTTCCTTTTCATCTTCAGCGTTATTCCAAAAGCAGGCGAAAAGCGCCTATCTATTGGCCCTTGTCCACCTTATCCGGCAGTTACACCCTCTGGCTCTATTACCCAGATCTGACCAGCCAGACCTTGTTTACTGCTGTGAACGATTTTATCGAGCCTAAGCTCCAGCAAGTTCGTGGAGACTTGGACTCCCTACGTGGGAAAGGCAACGCACGTAGCAAGCAGGAGGAAAAGCGGCTTGAGGTGGCTTCAGATTTAAGCCAGGAGTTGGCGGACTTGCGGGACGCTTTACTGGCAATCGCGCCGAAGTATTCACCAAATCACGACGATGGTGTGCAGATCACAGCGGCCCCGCTATGGCAGCTGTTCCGTCACAAGCCTTGGCAGAAGGTGCTGAACGACACCTGGGAAAAGCTGGAGCAGGGTGACTACGACTGGGCGCATCTCGCGATGAACTATTGGCCAGAGCGAGTGCTGCGCAAATGCCACCAGGACCGCAGCTTGGCCATCGCCCGCGATGTAGAAGTGCATTTTTGGGATGAGGTCGAAGTACCCGTAAAGCGCGGCAGAAAACCTACTGGTGAGACTAAGTTTGAATGGCGGCCGAAAGATTTCAGCGAAGCAGAGCTCATAGCCCTGGTTAAGCAGTTGGCTGCAAGGGCGGAATAA
- a CDS encoding DUF262 domain-containing protein, translated as MTIMQQSSKAQDRTLGVWFQAIQQGQVKLPRFQRYEAWDRGRITSFLNTIINNLPVGVTLALDVAGEEKFISRYIVSADPAVPGTVTQHLLDGQQRLTAFWRAMHNNYEYEDYFIYLPQFDQREAKQSADIEVYCQARWENKKETRFPVWADNTAKCLERGLFPIDLLCPGDKATAVDEWIKTATLGLKPSKDDPDAFEKLESYTAIKESLKQEINTLRERVTHFNLPYLSLPSNTPKDVALQVFINMNTNSKPLSLYDIIVAEVESVAGKSLHDLEEHLVSKCPKAARFGDVRNLILATSALLQEKTPNNKGMVEMDKQVLLDNWEKLEHGLERMANLLESQGVFDEARLPTSNVLAVVAAAYELVPEHGDFVAKAEKLLRAYLWSSFFTDRYENSAASRAYADFIGVKDKHRGIKAFLSTPDFDEKALSEVPVFNRKEHELADEDALMAAGWPKKMGIEARGILAVSNYFGAHDFADSKPASYESIQKREYHHIFPDALLSEAGIDSYYALNCALITWKTNRIIGRKDPLDYLKERVQWADEHAVSNRLKTHLVSFDLLSKAHYQGLEGEVLKTQLEADFREFMRDRAKLVHKAVVRLAAGGQPSLDSIWAASSAELAVEAQQEASS; from the coding sequence ATGACGATCATGCAGCAATCCAGTAAAGCTCAGGATCGAACGCTGGGTGTGTGGTTTCAGGCAATTCAGCAGGGCCAGGTAAAACTGCCCCGTTTCCAACGCTACGAAGCCTGGGATCGCGGGCGGATTACCAGTTTTCTCAACACCATCATCAACAACCTTCCGGTGGGCGTAACACTCGCGCTGGATGTGGCGGGTGAGGAAAAGTTTATCTCCCGTTATATCGTATCCGCTGATCCCGCCGTGCCCGGAACGGTGACGCAGCACCTGCTGGATGGTCAGCAGCGACTGACTGCGTTTTGGCGAGCGATGCACAATAACTACGAATATGAAGATTATTTTATTTATTTGCCGCAGTTTGATCAGCGAGAGGCGAAGCAATCCGCAGATATTGAGGTGTATTGTCAGGCACGATGGGAAAACAAAAAAGAAACCAGATTCCCTGTTTGGGCTGATAATACCGCGAAGTGCTTAGAGCGAGGTTTGTTCCCCATTGATTTACTGTGCCCGGGCGATAAGGCAACAGCGGTCGATGAATGGATAAAGACGGCCACGCTGGGTCTGAAACCCTCTAAGGACGACCCGGATGCATTTGAAAAGTTGGAGAGCTACACGGCAATCAAGGAGAGCTTGAAGCAGGAGATCAACACCCTGCGCGAGCGGGTGACCCACTTCAACCTGCCGTATCTTTCATTGCCCTCCAACACGCCAAAAGATGTTGCCCTACAGGTATTCATCAATATGAATACCAACAGTAAACCGCTTTCCCTGTACGACATTATCGTCGCAGAAGTGGAGAGTGTGGCGGGCAAGTCCCTGCACGATTTGGAAGAGCACCTGGTCAGCAAGTGCCCCAAGGCGGCGCGCTTTGGCGATGTCAGAAACCTGATATTGGCGACCTCGGCGCTATTGCAGGAAAAGACGCCCAATAACAAGGGCATGGTCGAGATGGACAAGCAAGTGCTGCTCGACAATTGGGAAAAGCTGGAACACGGCCTGGAGCGCATGGCCAACCTGCTGGAAAGCCAGGGTGTCTTTGATGAAGCGCGTTTGCCTACCAGCAATGTTTTGGCGGTCGTCGCGGCAGCCTATGAGCTGGTGCCTGAGCATGGCGATTTTGTCGCCAAGGCTGAAAAGCTGTTGCGGGCCTATTTGTGGTCCTCCTTCTTTACCGACCGCTACGAGAATTCCGCAGCCTCCAGGGCCTACGCCGATTTTATTGGTGTTAAGGACAAACACCGGGGCATCAAGGCATTTTTGAGCACGCCAGATTTTGATGAAAAGGCGTTATCCGAAGTGCCTGTCTTCAATCGCAAGGAGCATGAGCTGGCGGATGAGGACGCCCTGATGGCGGCAGGCTGGCCGAAGAAAATGGGTATTGAGGCACGGGGCATCCTGGCGGTTTCCAACTATTTTGGCGCCCATGACTTTGCTGACAGCAAGCCGGCGTCATACGAGAGTATTCAAAAGCGCGAATACCACCACATCTTCCCGGATGCGTTGCTCTCTGAGGCGGGTATCGATAGTTACTACGCACTTAATTGCGCGCTGATTACCTGGAAGACTAACCGCATTATCGGTCGTAAGGACCCGTTGGACTACCTGAAAGAACGCGTCCAGTGGGCAGACGAGCACGCAGTATCTAACCGGCTGAAAACGCACTTGGTCTCCTTCGACTTATTGAGCAAAGCACATTACCAGGGCTTGGAAGGCGAAGTACTTAAAACCCAGCTGGAGGCGGATTTTCGCGAGTTTATGCGTGATCGAGCAAAGCTGGTTCACAAAGCAGTCGTTCGTCTTGCTGCTGGAGGTCAGCCATCTTTGGATTCAATTTGGGCCGCATCTTCAGCCGAGCTAGCGGTAGAGGCACAGCAGGAGGCTTCGAGCTGA
- a CDS encoding PglZ domain-containing protein yields MSFAEFFKSSVLEARLAKSQVMVVYDPEGRYRDVCLGMATEKRSVVDGSESSITSRAEAIADLGKLGDHQIEQLLVYVPATKPLEDEDKQKDPFSLYGVCGDVFPSGDGDNYLSLCLKAKPDHATQVRAVFDQDPNPSFAVIDAIGGGLSWPNLRALLKVESTRDILFALLVPSDIQQSALKETDSWVAEAKALLQASIGLGLKTRGKTWSAIGDELWRFVLFSEFVFDLPEELPPGLQDVPCASAAAQPLIEDMCERLRSDRRTQNAYIERAEAIEAELDLPNICGHMADLGERDTFPFEERTFLLRAMEALARDDTDMVKAIFGRHAQSVWTGKGESQAQWDLIRSAFSLMECCQDNDRQLSEHARSMDSLIELYVSQLREVDRLHREFEQAVSDYDWQDVQGIMQPVQQQARKQYGKLIEKVQVLFTKHLQQSGWPVVGRLANADVFDKLVAPKLQQSGTKVAYLMVDALRYELGVALEKQLAEDGKVELKPALAQLPSITLVGMASLLPGAGTGLKLVKNESGYTPFLGDQPVATVGQRMEILRKRYGQRFQEGRLEEFVRNRFEIDGDVELLVLRSVEIDSHFENHPDTAPTEIINALKRIRVAVHKLKDAGFSEVVIATDHGFFMNTHAGAGDTCGKLQGDWLNEHQRCLLGEGSADSHHYLLSAEKAGVRGDFTSIAGPLSMASYKSGMLYYHGGASLPECIVPVITLQLETQEQAPVSQATVSLNYKNGAKRITTRLPVIEISLDTQDMFSVGNDFEILLEAHDKKGEVVGEAKPGGLVNPATGTITLKPGDKVQVTLKMQMEYEGKFKVKALNPSTMVAFCQLDLETDYTV; encoded by the coding sequence ATGAGTTTTGCAGAATTCTTCAAAAGCTCAGTACTGGAAGCGCGGCTCGCGAAATCACAAGTGATGGTGGTGTATGACCCTGAAGGGCGCTACCGAGATGTTTGCCTGGGGATGGCAACTGAGAAGCGATCGGTGGTGGATGGTTCCGAATCGAGTATTACCAGCCGAGCAGAGGCGATAGCGGACCTCGGGAAGCTGGGTGATCACCAAATCGAGCAGTTGCTGGTATATGTGCCGGCTACAAAACCCCTGGAAGACGAGGATAAGCAGAAAGATCCTTTTTCCCTATATGGGGTGTGTGGCGATGTTTTTCCGAGCGGGGATGGCGATAACTACCTGAGCTTGTGTCTTAAGGCCAAACCTGACCATGCGACGCAAGTGCGGGCAGTCTTTGACCAGGATCCTAATCCCAGCTTCGCGGTAATTGATGCCATCGGCGGTGGTCTCAGCTGGCCCAATCTACGGGCGTTGCTCAAGGTGGAGTCCACCCGTGACATATTGTTTGCGCTGCTGGTGCCTAGTGATATCCAGCAGTCTGCACTGAAAGAAACCGATAGCTGGGTAGCGGAAGCCAAAGCGTTGCTGCAGGCCAGTATCGGTCTAGGACTCAAAACCCGTGGTAAGACCTGGTCGGCTATTGGTGATGAGTTATGGCGCTTTGTGCTGTTCAGTGAGTTTGTCTTTGACCTGCCGGAGGAATTGCCACCGGGGCTGCAGGATGTGCCGTGTGCTTCGGCAGCGGCACAGCCGCTGATAGAGGATATGTGTGAGCGACTGCGCAGTGATCGCCGCACCCAGAATGCCTATATCGAGCGCGCTGAAGCGATTGAGGCAGAGCTAGATCTACCCAACATCTGCGGCCATATGGCGGATTTGGGTGAGCGGGACACCTTCCCGTTTGAGGAGCGGACTTTCTTGCTGCGCGCCATGGAGGCTTTGGCACGCGACGATACCGACATGGTAAAAGCCATCTTTGGGCGCCACGCGCAATCGGTTTGGACCGGTAAGGGGGAGAGCCAGGCACAATGGGACTTGATTCGCTCGGCATTTTCTCTGATGGAGTGTTGCCAGGATAACGACCGCCAGCTCAGCGAGCATGCGCGGAGCATGGATAGCCTGATTGAGTTGTATGTGAGCCAATTGCGTGAGGTCGATCGCTTGCACCGCGAATTTGAGCAAGCGGTCAGTGATTATGACTGGCAAGATGTTCAGGGCATTATGCAACCGGTGCAACAGCAGGCGCGAAAGCAGTACGGAAAATTGATCGAAAAGGTCCAGGTGCTGTTTACCAAGCATTTGCAGCAATCTGGCTGGCCGGTCGTTGGACGGCTCGCAAACGCCGACGTGTTCGATAAGTTGGTAGCGCCCAAACTTCAGCAAAGCGGTACCAAGGTGGCGTATTTGATGGTAGATGCCCTCCGTTATGAGCTGGGTGTCGCGCTCGAAAAACAGCTGGCTGAGGATGGCAAGGTTGAACTGAAGCCAGCGCTCGCGCAGTTGCCAAGTATTACGCTGGTCGGTATGGCTAGCCTGTTGCCAGGTGCGGGTACCGGGTTGAAGTTGGTAAAGAATGAAAGTGGTTATACCCCGTTTCTTGGCGATCAGCCGGTAGCCACCGTTGGCCAGCGGATGGAGATTCTCCGTAAGCGATACGGCCAACGATTCCAGGAAGGGCGATTAGAGGAATTTGTCCGTAACCGGTTCGAGATTGACGGCGATGTTGAATTACTGGTGCTGCGCTCAGTTGAGATCGACAGTCACTTCGAAAATCATCCGGATACCGCACCTACTGAGATTATCAATGCCCTCAAGCGTATTCGAGTGGCTGTGCACAAGTTGAAGGATGCGGGCTTTAGCGAAGTGGTGATCGCAACCGATCACGGCTTCTTTATGAATACCCATGCTGGGGCGGGAGACACCTGTGGCAAGCTGCAGGGTGACTGGCTGAACGAACACCAGCGCTGTTTGTTGGGCGAGGGAAGTGCCGATAGCCATCACTATTTGTTGAGTGCTGAGAAAGCCGGTGTTCGCGGCGACTTTACCAGTATCGCTGGGCCATTGAGTATGGCTTCTTATAAGTCGGGGATGCTCTATTACCATGGTGGTGCCTCGCTACCTGAGTGCATTGTACCGGTCATTACTCTTCAGCTGGAGACTCAAGAGCAGGCTCCGGTCTCCCAGGCGACGGTTTCATTGAATTATAAGAACGGTGCTAAGCGTATCACCACACGCCTGCCCGTGATCGAAATCAGCCTCGATACCCAGGATATGTTCTCTGTCGGTAATGATTTCGAGATCTTGCTGGAAGCCCACGACAAGAAAGGCGAAGTGGTGGGTGAAGCAAAGCCTGGCGGACTGGTTAATCCCGCCACCGGCACAATCACGCTGAAGCCAGGTGACAAGGTTCAGGTCACTTTGAAGATGCAGATGGAATACGAAGGCAAGTTCAAGGTGAAAGCGCTCAATCCGTCCACGATGGTGGCGTTCTGCCAGCTGGACTTAGAGACCGACTATACAGTTTAA